The Cystobacter fuscus DSM 2262 genome has a segment encoding these proteins:
- a CDS encoding nuclear transport factor 2 family protein, whose amino-acid sequence MSNKELVIAAMTGLFVDRDLTVLEKYWDPGYVQHNPRMPNGTDFFRKMIPSLKADFRYEPGLVLEDGEFVMIHGRYVGWGDKTMIGVDIFKVVNGRFVEHWDVIQEEIVAE is encoded by the coding sequence ATGAGCAACAAAGAACTCGTCATCGCGGCAATGACCGGGCTGTTCGTCGACAGGGACCTGACGGTCCTCGAAAAGTATTGGGACCCTGGATACGTCCAGCACAACCCGCGCATGCCGAACGGGACGGACTTCTTCCGCAAGATGATCCCGAGCCTGAAGGCCGACTTCCGCTACGAACCCGGCCTCGTCCTCGAAGACGGCGAGTTCGTGATGATCCACGGTCGCTATGTCGGTTGGGGCGACAAGACCATGATCGGCGTCGACATCTTCAAGGTCGTGAACGGGCGCTTCGTGGAGCATTGGGACGTGATCCAAGAGGAGATCGTCGCCGAGA